A single region of the Streptomyces caelestis genome encodes:
- a CDS encoding LysR substrate-binding domain-containing protein produces MGNKRRQPSLAQLRAFAAVAEHLHFRDAAGAIGMSQPALSGAVSALEETLGVTLLERTTRKVLLSPEGERIAVRAKAVLAEVGALMEEAEAARAPFTGVLRLGVIPTVAPYLLPTVLRLVHDRYPHLDLQVHEEQTANLLDGLTRGRLDLLLLAVPLGVPGVAELPLFDEDFVLVTPLDHWLGGREGIPREALRELNLLLLDEGHCLRDQALDICREAGREDAPVTTTAAGLSTLVQLVAGGLGVTLLPRTALKVEISRSNQLLTGYFTDPAPTRRVALAMRAGAARGAEYEELAAALREALRPLPVRVLDQDA; encoded by the coding sequence GTGGGTAATAAGCGCAGGCAGCCCAGTCTCGCCCAGCTGCGCGCCTTCGCGGCCGTCGCCGAGCACCTGCACTTCCGGGACGCGGCCGGGGCGATCGGCATGAGCCAGCCGGCCCTCTCGGGTGCCGTCTCGGCGCTGGAGGAGACACTCGGAGTGACGCTCCTCGAGCGTACGACGCGCAAGGTGCTGCTCTCACCCGAGGGCGAGCGGATCGCCGTACGGGCCAAGGCGGTCCTGGCCGAGGTGGGCGCGCTCATGGAGGAGGCCGAGGCGGCCCGGGCGCCCTTCACCGGTGTGCTGCGGCTCGGGGTGATCCCGACGGTGGCGCCCTATCTGCTGCCCACGGTGCTGCGGCTCGTCCACGACCGGTATCCGCACCTCGACCTCCAGGTGCACGAGGAGCAGACCGCCAACCTGCTCGACGGCCTCACCCGCGGCCGGCTCGACCTGCTGCTGCTCGCCGTACCGCTCGGCGTGCCGGGTGTGGCCGAACTGCCGCTGTTCGACGAGGACTTCGTGCTCGTCACGCCGCTCGACCACTGGCTCGGCGGACGCGAGGGCATTCCGCGCGAGGCGCTGCGCGAGCTGAACCTGCTGCTGCTGGACGAGGGCCACTGCCTGCGCGACCAGGCCCTCGACATCTGCCGGGAGGCCGGCCGCGAGGACGCGCCGGTCACCACGACCGCCGCCGGGCTGTCCACCCTGGTGCAGCTCGTCGCGGGCGGGCTCGGCGTCACGCTGCTGCCGCGTACCGCCCTCAAGGTCGAGATCTCCCGCAGCAACCAGCTCCTCACCGGGTACTTCACCGACCCGGCCCCCACCCGGAGGGTCGCTCTGGCGATGCGGGCGGGGGCCGCGCGCGGCGCCGAGTACGAGGAACTGGCGGCCGCACTGCGGGAGGCACTGCGGCCGCTGCCCGTGCGGGTCCTGGACCAGGACGCCTGA
- a CDS encoding winged helix DNA-binding domain-containing protein, producing the protein MTTSRITWDAASARRIGRQFQAGQATQAGSGTPVAEVVGAMMGAHAQVLSAAEVSVGVRTSALTRADVRAALWDGHSLIKTYGPRGTVHLLPAHELPLWSAALTAVPAGPSPFPPDVRLTEEQAAQVVAAIGEALDGTCLTLTLDELTEEIVARTGPWAGDRVMPAFQDMWPRWRQVLHRAGWAGALCFGPNRGRKATFMRPPVAGAADGGRGEGEGTGRALGTGAERGTGGEFGTGGEWGHGGALGTFVRRYLHAYGPATPQHFAKWLAAPAGWAATLFRELATAGGIEEVGFEGTRAWVAAGDTEFPDGPARGVRLLPYFDAYVIAAQPRERLFPGAAYERALAGGQAGNYPVLLVDGVVAGVWHQRRQGRRTTVTVEPLVRLTARQERELGERVERVGEVLEARPELVVGEVRVGPHA; encoded by the coding sequence ATGACGACCTCGAGGATCACGTGGGACGCGGCGAGCGCACGACGGATCGGGCGGCAGTTCCAGGCCGGGCAGGCCACGCAGGCCGGGAGCGGGACGCCCGTCGCCGAGGTGGTCGGCGCGATGATGGGGGCGCACGCGCAGGTGCTGTCCGCGGCCGAGGTGTCGGTGGGGGTTCGGACATCCGCGCTGACACGGGCGGACGTGCGGGCGGCACTCTGGGACGGACATTCGCTGATCAAGACGTACGGCCCGCGCGGAACGGTCCATCTCCTCCCCGCCCACGAACTCCCCCTCTGGTCTGCCGCCTTGACCGCGGTCCCGGCCGGGCCGAGCCCCTTCCCGCCCGACGTACGGCTCACCGAGGAACAGGCCGCCCAGGTCGTGGCGGCGATCGGCGAGGCGCTCGACGGCACGTGCCTGACGCTGACGCTCGACGAACTGACCGAGGAGATCGTCGCGCGGACGGGCCCGTGGGCCGGCGACCGCGTGATGCCCGCCTTCCAGGACATGTGGCCACGCTGGCGGCAGGTGCTGCACCGCGCGGGCTGGGCCGGCGCGCTGTGCTTCGGCCCGAACCGCGGCAGGAAGGCGACGTTCATGCGTCCGCCGGTTGCGGGGGCGGCCGACGGGGGCCGGGGCGAGGGCGAGGGGACGGGGCGCGCGTTGGGGACGGGCGCGGAACGGGGAACCGGCGGGGAATTCGGGACTGGCGGGGAATGGGGGCATGGCGGTGCGTTGGGGACGTTCGTACGCCGTTATCTCCACGCGTACGGGCCGGCGACCCCGCAGCACTTCGCGAAGTGGCTGGCGGCGCCGGCCGGCTGGGCCGCCACCCTGTTCCGGGAGCTGGCCACCGCGGGCGGCATCGAGGAGGTCGGCTTCGAGGGCACGCGGGCGTGGGTGGCCGCGGGTGACACCGAGTTCCCGGACGGGCCCGCGCGGGGCGTGCGGCTGCTGCCGTACTTCGACGCGTACGTCATCGCCGCGCAGCCCCGCGAGCGGCTGTTCCCCGGTGCGGCCTACGAGCGCGCCCTGGCGGGCGGCCAGGCGGGCAACTACCCCGTGCTGCTGGTGGACGGTGTGGTGGCGGGCGTCTGGCACCAGCGGCGCCAGGGTCGTCGTACGACCGTCACGGTCGAGCCACTCGTCCGGCTGACGGCACGGCAGGAACGGGAGCTGGGCGAGCGGGTGGAGCGGGTGGGCGAGGTGCTGGAGGCGAGGCCGGAGTTGGTGGTGGGGGAGGTGAGGGTCGGCCCGCACGCGTGA
- a CDS encoding alkyl hydroperoxide reductase, with protein MSLDSLKSRIPDYAKDLKLNLGSVIGNSDLPAQQLWGTVLTTAIASRSPIVLRELEPEAKANLSPEAYTAAKSAAAVMAMNNVFYRTRHLLTDHEYGNLRAGLRMNVIGNPGVDKVDFELWSFAVSAINGCGMCLDSHEQVLRKAGLDREVVQEAFKIASVIQAVGVTLDAEAVLSE; from the coding sequence ATGTCCCTCGACTCCCTGAAGTCCCGTATCCCGGACTACGCCAAGGACCTGAAGCTCAACCTGGGCTCGGTCATCGGCAACTCGGACCTGCCGGCCCAGCAGCTGTGGGGCACGGTCCTCACGACCGCGATCGCCTCGCGCTCCCCGATCGTGCTGCGCGAGCTGGAGCCGGAGGCGAAGGCCAACCTGTCGCCGGAGGCGTACACGGCCGCCAAGTCCGCGGCCGCGGTGATGGCGATGAACAACGTCTTCTACCGCACGCGGCACCTCCTTACGGACCACGAGTACGGCAACCTGCGCGCGGGCCTGCGGATGAACGTCATCGGCAACCCCGGCGTCGACAAGGTCGACTTCGAGCTGTGGTCCTTCGCGGTCTCCGCCATCAACGGCTGCGGCATGTGCCTCGACTCCCACGAGCAGGTCCTGCGCAAGGCCGGACTCGACCGCGAGGTCGTCCAGGAGGCGTTCAAGATCGCGTCCGTGATCCAGGCGGTCGGCGTCACGCTGGACGCCGAGGCGGTGCTGTCCGAGTAA
- a CDS encoding aggregation-promoting factor C-terminal-like domain-containing protein, which produces MSRISVRGFAVASATAVTAVGSVVGVASGSTAQNNDAEATASGTTLLADIPAGQQAQVQTASLTQQADAQAIAADASAKKDAEEAARKAAAETAIAKKEAAEKAAKAAEAAKERAKAKEAASRSKDISDFPVATSYTIAQIQAMARQMVPAGQFQCFSNIVDHESDWNYKAVNPSSGAYGMFQALPGTKMSSAGADWRTNPATQIKWGLNYMNDRYGSPCDAWSFWQANNWY; this is translated from the coding sequence GTGAGCCGGATCTCGGTCCGGGGATTCGCAGTGGCTTCGGCCACGGCGGTCACCGCTGTTGGAAGCGTCGTCGGCGTTGCCTCTGGCAGCACCGCGCAGAACAACGACGCTGAAGCGACGGCCAGTGGCACCACGCTGCTCGCGGACATTCCCGCGGGCCAGCAGGCCCAGGTGCAGACGGCGTCGCTGACGCAGCAGGCCGACGCCCAGGCCATCGCCGCTGACGCGAGCGCGAAGAAGGACGCCGAGGAGGCCGCCCGCAAGGCCGCCGCCGAGACGGCCATCGCCAAGAAGGAAGCCGCGGAGAAGGCCGCCAAGGCAGCCGAGGCCGCCAAGGAGCGCGCGAAGGCCAAGGAAGCCGCCAGCCGCTCCAAGGACATCTCCGACTTCCCCGTCGCGACCTCCTACACCATCGCGCAGATCCAGGCGATGGCGCGGCAGATGGTGCCGGCGGGTCAGTTCCAGTGCTTCAGCAACATCGTGGACCACGAGTCCGACTGGAACTACAAGGCGGTCAACCCCTCCTCCGGCGCCTACGGCATGTTCCAGGCACTGCCCGGCACCAAGATGTCCTCCGCCGGTGCCGACTGGCGGACCAACCCGGCCACCCAGATCAAGTGGGGCCTGAACTACATGAACGACCGCTACGGCAGCCCGTGTGATGCCTGGTCGTTCTGGCAGGCCAACAACTGGTACTGA
- a CDS encoding GNAT family N-acetyltransferase: MSIEDVRLRDVVEDDLDAFCAYEQDPEAARRSRFTPRSREAFMSHWKERVLGDDTCFVQTVTVGGDVAGNLVAWWDGDRRFLGYWLGRAYWGRGIGSRALGLFLEREKDRPLHADPFSGNTGSVRLLEKHGFRPVGTVRHGDDEHVLLVLT; encoded by the coding sequence ATGAGTATCGAAGACGTGCGGCTGCGTGATGTCGTGGAGGACGACCTCGACGCGTTCTGCGCTTACGAGCAGGATCCCGAGGCAGCCCGGCGGTCGAGGTTCACGCCCCGGTCGCGGGAGGCCTTCATGTCCCACTGGAAGGAGCGGGTGCTCGGGGACGACACCTGCTTCGTGCAGACCGTGACCGTGGGCGGTGACGTCGCCGGCAACTTGGTCGCCTGGTGGGACGGGGACCGTCGCTTCCTGGGGTACTGGCTGGGGCGGGCGTACTGGGGGCGCGGCATCGGCAGCAGGGCACTGGGACTTTTCCTGGAGCGGGAGAAGGACCGGCCCCTGCATGCCGACCCGTTCAGCGGCAACACCGGTTCCGTACGTCTCCTCGAGAAGCACGGCTTCCGTCCTGTCGGCACCGTCCGGCACGGAGACGACGAGCACGTCCTGCTGGTTCTGACGTGA
- a CDS encoding PhoH family protein — translation MVTSTKRHKPDRRTYVLDTSVLLADPNALSRFDEHEVVLPIVVVTELEAKRNHPELGYFARQALRLLDDYRVRYGRLDAPIPTGDLGGTVRVELNHSDPSVLPSGYRLGDNDSRILAVARNLQAEGFDVTVVSKDLPLRIKASSVGLLAEEYRAELAITDSSGWTGMSELTLPGEQVDILFEEGHVYVPEAADLPVHTGLMIQSERGKALGRVTPEGSIRVVRGDREVFGIKGRSAEQRIALDLLLDPDVGIVSMGGRAGTGKSALALCAGLEAVLERRQHQKVMVFRPLYAVGGQELGYLPGTEAEKMSPWAQAVFDTLSAVTSREVIEEVTARGMLEVLPLTHIRGRSLHDAFVIVDEAQSLERNVLLTVLSRIGANSRVVLTHDVAQRDNLRVGRYDGVVAVVEKLKGHPLFAHVTLTRSERSQIAALVTEMLEDGQI, via the coding sequence GTGGTGACCAGCACAAAGCGCCACAAGCCCGACCGGCGCACCTATGTTCTCGACACCAGCGTCCTGCTGGCCGACCCGAACGCCCTGAGCCGCTTCGACGAGCACGAGGTCGTGCTTCCCATCGTCGTGGTGACGGAACTGGAGGCCAAGCGGAACCATCCCGAACTCGGCTACTTCGCCCGGCAGGCCCTGCGTCTGCTCGACGACTACCGGGTGCGGTACGGCCGCCTCGATGCCCCCATCCCGACCGGGGACCTCGGCGGAACCGTCCGTGTCGAGCTCAATCACTCGGACCCCAGCGTGCTGCCCAGCGGCTACCGCCTGGGGGACAACGACTCCCGCATCCTCGCGGTCGCCCGCAACCTCCAGGCCGAGGGATTCGATGTCACCGTCGTGTCCAAGGACCTCCCGCTCAGGATCAAGGCGTCCTCCGTCGGGCTCCTCGCCGAGGAGTACCGCGCGGAGCTCGCCATCACGGACTCCTCTGGCTGGACCGGAATGTCCGAACTGACCCTGCCCGGCGAGCAGGTGGACATCCTCTTCGAGGAGGGGCACGTCTACGTCCCCGAGGCCGCCGACCTGCCGGTGCACACGGGCCTGATGATCCAGTCGGAGCGCGGCAAGGCGCTCGGCCGGGTCACACCCGAGGGCAGCATCCGTGTCGTGCGCGGGGATCGGGAGGTCTTCGGCATCAAGGGCCGCAGTGCCGAGCAGCGGATCGCGCTGGACCTGCTGCTCGACCCGGACGTCGGGATCGTGTCGATGGGCGGCCGGGCCGGCACCGGCAAGTCGGCGCTGGCGCTGTGCGCGGGTCTGGAGGCGGTGCTGGAGCGCCGTCAGCACCAGAAGGTGATGGTCTTCCGTCCGCTGTACGCGGTGGGCGGGCAGGAGCTCGGCTATCTGCCCGGCACCGAGGCGGAGAAGATGAGCCCCTGGGCGCAGGCGGTGTTCGACACGCTGTCGGCGGTCACCAGCCGGGAGGTCATCGAGGAGGTCACCGCCCGCGGGATGCTGGAGGTGCTGCCGCTCACCCACATCCGCGGGCGTTCGCTGCACGACGCGTTCGTGATCGTCGACGAGGCCCAGTCGCTGGAACGGAACGTACTTCTGACCGTTCTGTCCCGGATCGGAGCCAATTCACGGGTGGTTCTCACTCATGACGTGGCCCAGCGGGACAACCTGAGGGTCGGCCGGTACGACGGTGTCGTCGCCGTCGTCGAGAAGCTGAAGGGTCATCCGCTGTTCGCGCATGTGACCCTGACCCGGTCCGAGAGGTCGCAGATCGCCGCTCTTGTGACCGAAATGCTCGAAGACGGGCAGATCTGA
- a CDS encoding peroxiredoxin, with the protein MLTVGDKFPEFDLTACVSLEKGKEFQQINHKTYEGQWKVIFAWPKDFTFVCPTEIAAFGKLNDEFADRDAQVLGFSGDSEFVHHAWRKDHDDLRDLPFPMMADPKHELMHALGIEDEDGFAKRAVFIVDQNNEIQFSMVTAGSVGRNPKEVLRVLDALQTDELCPCNWSKGDETLDPVTLLAGE; encoded by the coding sequence GTGCTCACTGTCGGTGACAAGTTCCCCGAGTTCGATCTGACCGCCTGCGTCTCGCTGGAGAAGGGCAAGGAGTTCCAGCAGATCAACCACAAGACCTACGAGGGTCAGTGGAAGGTCATCTTCGCGTGGCCCAAGGACTTCACCTTCGTGTGCCCGACCGAGATCGCCGCCTTCGGCAAGCTGAACGACGAGTTCGCCGACCGCGACGCCCAGGTCCTCGGCTTCTCCGGCGACTCCGAGTTCGTCCACCACGCCTGGCGCAAGGACCACGACGACCTGCGTGACCTGCCGTTCCCGATGATGGCCGACCCCAAGCACGAGCTGATGCACGCGCTCGGCATCGAGGACGAGGACGGCTTCGCCAAGCGCGCGGTGTTCATCGTGGACCAGAACAACGAGATCCAGTTCTCGATGGTGACCGCGGGTTCGGTCGGCCGTAACCCGAAGGAGGTCCTGCGGGTCCTGGACGCGCTCCAGACGGACGAGCTGTGCCCCTGCAACTGGTCGAAGGGCGACGAGACCCTCGACCCCGTCACGCTGCTGGCTGGTGAGTGA
- a CDS encoding DUF192 domain-containing protein — MGRQWRDGRGELVVHGSGEGPVVRVPLEIATSYRARTRGLLGRDSVEGALLLSPANSVHTFRMRMPIDVAYLDRDLRVIAVRTMRPGRLGLPRLRARHVVEAEAGVMAGWGVREGVSVEVIT, encoded by the coding sequence ATGGGGCGGCAGTGGCGGGACGGGCGTGGGGAGCTGGTCGTGCACGGGAGTGGTGAGGGGCCGGTCGTCCGTGTGCCGTTGGAGATCGCCACCTCCTATCGGGCCCGTACGAGAGGGCTGTTGGGGCGGGATTCCGTCGAGGGAGCGCTGCTGCTCTCCCCCGCCAACAGCGTGCACACCTTCCGGATGCGCATGCCGATCGATGTCGCCTATCTCGATCGTGACCTTCGCGTCATCGCCGTGCGGACCATGCGGCCGGGGCGGTTGGGGCTGCCGCGACTGCGGGCCCGGCATGTGGTGGAGGCGGAGGCAGGGGTGATGGCGGGGTGGGGAGTACGGGAGGGTGTGTCGGTCGAGGTCATCACGTAG
- a CDS encoding AI-2E family transporter: MSRVPGWLGRLGAGLTEMSERWNERRAEAEREREETESHTSSDEHVPPPPDYAPDVPARPEPALAVPWGVRVAAEAGWRLLVLAGTLWVLMRIISAVQLVVLAFASALLITAILQPTVARLRRLGVPRGPATALTAILGFVVMGLIGWFVTWQVMENIDDLSGQIQDGIDELRNWLLNSPFHVTDKQINEIAKNLREAVGANTDQITSAGLEGVTVVVEALTGILLTVFSTLFLLYDGKRIWQWTLKLVPAAARPGVAGAGPAAWRTLTAYVRGTVVVALIDAIFIGLGIYFLDVPMAVPLAVFIFLFAFIPLVGAVVSGALAVVVALVTQGVFTAVMTLAVVLAVQQIEGHILQPFILGRAVRVHPLAVVLSVACGGMVAGIGGAVVAVPLVAVTNTVAGYLRAYSRQSALRHSVRPRGATAMSAEPEREEPSE; the protein is encoded by the coding sequence ATGTCGCGAGTGCCAGGGTGGCTCGGCCGGCTCGGTGCCGGACTGACCGAGATGAGCGAGCGGTGGAACGAGCGTCGTGCCGAGGCCGAACGGGAGCGTGAGGAGACCGAGTCCCACACGTCGTCCGACGAACACGTGCCGCCGCCCCCGGACTACGCGCCCGACGTTCCCGCCCGGCCCGAGCCCGCGCTGGCCGTGCCGTGGGGGGTACGGGTCGCGGCGGAGGCCGGCTGGCGGCTGCTCGTCCTCGCGGGCACGCTGTGGGTGCTCATGCGGATCATCAGCGCCGTCCAGCTGGTGGTACTGGCGTTCGCGAGCGCACTGCTCATCACCGCGATCCTCCAGCCGACCGTGGCGCGGCTGCGGCGGCTGGGAGTGCCGCGTGGGCCGGCCACGGCGCTGACGGCGATCCTCGGCTTCGTCGTCATGGGGCTGATCGGCTGGTTCGTGACCTGGCAGGTCATGGAGAACATCGACGACCTCTCCGGCCAGATCCAGGACGGCATCGACGAGTTGCGGAACTGGCTGCTGAACAGCCCGTTCCACGTCACGGACAAGCAGATCAACGAGATCGCCAAGAACCTGCGGGAGGCGGTCGGCGCGAACACCGACCAGATCACCTCGGCGGGGCTGGAGGGCGTGACCGTCGTCGTCGAGGCTCTGACGGGGATTCTGCTGACGGTCTTCTCGACGCTGTTCCTGCTCTACGACGGCAAGCGGATCTGGCAGTGGACGCTGAAGCTGGTGCCGGCGGCGGCGCGGCCGGGCGTGGCCGGGGCCGGGCCGGCGGCGTGGCGGACGCTGACGGCGTATGTGCGGGGCACGGTGGTCGTCGCGCTGATCGACGCGATCTTCATCGGGCTGGGGATCTACTTCCTCGATGTGCCGATGGCCGTGCCGCTGGCGGTGTTCATCTTCCTGTTCGCGTTCATCCCGCTGGTGGGCGCCGTGGTGTCCGGGGCGCTGGCGGTGGTGGTCGCGCTGGTCACCCAGGGGGTGTTCACGGCTGTCATGACGCTGGCGGTGGTGCTGGCGGTGCAGCAGATCGAGGGCCACATCCTGCAGCCGTTCATCCTGGGGCGGGCGGTGCGGGTGCATCCGCTGGCGGTGGTGCTGTCGGTGGCGTGCGGGGGGATGGTGGCCGGGATCGGGGGTGCGGTGGTGGCCGTGCCGCTGGTGGCCGTGACGAACACGGTGGCGGGGTATCTGCGGGCGTATTCACGGCAGTCGGCGTTGCGGCATTCGGTACGCCCGCGGGGTGCTACGGCGATGAGTGCGGAGCCCGAACGGGAGGAGCCGTCGGAGTAG
- a CDS encoding isoprenyl transferase, with protein sequence MNLRDKLRGLLVRLYARRVEGHLDHAQVPKHIGVIMDGNRRWAKAAGSSTVHGHRAGAEKIEEFLGWCAETDVEVVTLWLLSTDNFDRPQEELVPLLGIIEDVVRTLAADGRWRVHHVGTPDLLPSGMQTVLKEAEETTAHIDGILVNVAIGYGGRQEIADAVRSMLLDAQDRGTSMEELAEAVDTDMIGRHLYTSDQPDPDLVIRTSGEQRLSGFMLWQTAHSEYYFCDVFWPAFRKVDFLRALRDYAARHRRYGG encoded by the coding sequence GTGAACCTGCGCGACAAGCTGCGTGGCCTGCTGGTCAGGCTGTACGCACGCCGGGTGGAAGGCCACCTGGACCACGCTCAGGTGCCCAAGCACATCGGCGTCATCATGGACGGCAACCGGCGCTGGGCGAAGGCCGCCGGTTCCAGCACCGTCCACGGTCACCGGGCAGGTGCCGAGAAGATCGAGGAGTTCCTCGGCTGGTGCGCCGAGACGGATGTCGAGGTCGTCACCCTCTGGCTGCTGTCCACGGACAACTTCGACCGGCCGCAGGAGGAGCTCGTCCCGCTGCTCGGCATCATCGAGGACGTCGTGCGCACCCTCGCCGCCGACGGCCGCTGGCGCGTGCACCACGTGGGCACACCCGACCTCCTGCCCTCCGGGATGCAGACGGTCCTCAAGGAGGCCGAGGAGACCACCGCGCACATCGACGGGATACTGGTCAACGTCGCCATCGGCTACGGCGGCCGCCAGGAGATCGCCGACGCCGTGCGCTCCATGCTGCTCGACGCCCAGGACCGGGGCACCTCGATGGAGGAGCTCGCCGAGGCCGTCGACACCGACATGATCGGGCGTCACCTCTACACGAGCGACCAGCCCGACCCCGACCTGGTGATCCGCACCAGCGGTGAGCAGCGGCTGTCCGGATTCATGCTCTGGCAGACCGCGCACTCCGAGTACTACTTCTGTGACGTGTTCTGGCCGGCCTTCCGCAAGGTCGACTTCCTGCGCGCCCTGCGCGACTACGCCGCCCGCCACCGGCGCTACGGCGGCTGA